The following coding sequences lie in one Micromonospora sp. R77 genomic window:
- the rpmC gene encoding 50S ribosomal protein L29, whose translation MAAGVKPSELRELSEEELVTKLREAKAELFNLRVQAATGQLDNNRRLQVIRREIARIYTIMRERELGLSAAPTEVTAS comes from the coding sequence ATGGCAGCGGGCGTCAAGCCTTCCGAGCTGCGTGAGCTCTCCGAGGAGGAGCTGGTCACGAAGCTGCGTGAGGCCAAGGCGGAGCTGTTCAACCTCCGCGTGCAGGCCGCAACCGGGCAGCTGGACAACAACCGGCGGCTGCAGGTCATCCGTCGGGAGATCGCCCGGATCTACACGATCATGCGTGAGCGTGAGCTGGGTCTCTCGGCCGCGCCGACTGAGGTGACTGCATCATGA
- the rplE gene encoding 50S ribosomal protein L5, whose product MTTATETKTMPRLKERYRNEIVAQLQEQHNYGNPMQVPRLVKIVVNMGVGEAARDAKLIDGAVRDLATITGQKPQVRRATKSIAQFKLREGMPIGAKVTLRGDRMWEFLDRLLSIALPRIRDFRGLDGRKLDGHGNYTFGLTEQSVFHEIDQDKIDRQRGMDITVVTTATTDDEGRALLKLLGFPFKEN is encoded by the coding sequence ATGACCACGGCTACCGAAACCAAGACCATGCCGCGCCTCAAGGAGCGGTACCGCAACGAGATCGTGGCGCAGCTGCAGGAGCAGCACAACTACGGCAACCCCATGCAGGTGCCGCGGTTGGTCAAGATCGTCGTCAACATGGGTGTCGGCGAGGCCGCTCGGGACGCCAAGCTGATCGACGGCGCGGTCCGCGACCTGGCCACGATCACCGGCCAGAAGCCGCAGGTGCGGCGGGCGACCAAGTCCATCGCGCAGTTCAAGCTGCGTGAGGGCATGCCGATCGGCGCGAAGGTCACCCTGCGGGGCGACCGGATGTGGGAGTTCCTGGACCGGCTGCTCTCCATCGCGCTGCCGCGTATCCGCGACTTCCGCGGTCTGGACGGGCGCAAGCTCGACGGGCACGGCAACTACACGTTCGGTCTGACCGAGCAGTCGGTGTTCCACGAGATCGACCAGGACAAGATCGATCGCCAGCGGGGCATGGACATCACGGTGGTCACGACCGCCACGACCGACGACGAGGGCCGGGCGCTGCTCAAGCTCCTGGGCTTCCCGTTCAAGGAGAACTGA
- the rpsC gene encoding 30S ribosomal protein S3: MGQKVHPTGFRLGISTDWKSRWFADKLYKDYIGEDVKIRRMMSKGLERAGISKVDIERTRDRVRVDIHTARPGIVIGRKGAEADRIRGELEKLTGKQVQLNIIEVKNPESDAQLVAQGVAEQLSSRVSFRRAMRKAMQSAMKNPVCKGIRVQVSGRLGGAEMSRTEFYREGRVPLHTLRANIEYGFFEARTTFGRIGVKVWIYKGDAVPGREAPAEAAPSRGPRRDRGDRPERPRRGRSGSSGTTAGGTEAGRAAATTIAQQAETPAGEPVDAGAVAAAATQPAETQQEG; this comes from the coding sequence ATGGGTCAGAAGGTTCACCCCACTGGGTTCCGGCTCGGCATCTCGACCGACTGGAAGTCCCGCTGGTTCGCGGACAAGCTCTACAAGGACTACATCGGCGAGGATGTCAAGATCCGCCGGATGATGTCCAAGGGCCTCGAGCGCGCCGGCATTTCCAAGGTCGACATCGAGCGCACCCGGGACCGGGTCCGCGTCGACATCCACACCGCCCGGCCGGGCATCGTCATCGGCCGTAAGGGTGCGGAGGCCGACCGGATCCGCGGCGAGCTGGAGAAGCTCACCGGCAAGCAGGTGCAGCTGAACATCATCGAGGTCAAGAACCCCGAGTCGGACGCGCAGCTGGTCGCCCAGGGTGTCGCCGAGCAGCTCTCCAGCCGGGTCAGCTTCCGTCGGGCCATGCGCAAGGCGATGCAGTCGGCGATGAAGAACCCGGTCTGCAAGGGCATCCGGGTCCAGGTCTCGGGTCGTCTCGGCGGCGCCGAGATGAGCCGGACCGAGTTCTACCGCGAGGGTCGGGTCCCGCTGCACACGCTGCGGGCCAACATCGAGTACGGCTTCTTCGAGGCCCGTACCACCTTCGGCCGGATCGGCGTGAAGGTCTGGATCTACAAGGGCGACGCCGTCCCGGGCCGGGAGGCTCCGGCCGAGGCGGCTCCGTCGCGCGGTCCGCGCCGTGACCGCGGCGACCGGCCCGAGCGGCCGCGTCGTGGCCGGTCGGGTTCGTCGGGTACGACCGCCGGTGGCACCGAGGCCGGCCGGGCTGCCGCGACCACCATCGCGCAGCAGGCCGAGACGCCGGCCGGCGAGCCGGTCGACGCCGGGGCTGTCGCCGCGGCCGCCACTCAGCCGGCAGAAACGCAGCAGGAGGGCTGA
- the rpsQ gene encoding 30S ribosomal protein S17, which translates to MSENTATTAEARARRKVREGLVVSDKMEKTVVVEVEDRVKHALYGKIMRRTRKLKVHDEQNSAGIGDRVVIMETRPLSATKRWRLVEILEKAK; encoded by the coding sequence ATGAGTGAGAACACCGCCACCACCGCCGAAGCGCGGGCCCGCCGTAAGGTGCGTGAGGGCCTCGTGGTCAGCGACAAGATGGAAAAGACCGTCGTGGTCGAGGTCGAGGACCGGGTCAAGCACGCGCTGTACGGCAAGATCATGCGCCGGACGCGCAAGCTGAAGGTGCACGACGAGCAGAACTCCGCCGGGATCGGCGACCGGGTCGTGATCATGGAGACCCGGCCGCTCTCCGCCACCAAGCGGTGGCGGCTCGTGGAGATCCTCGAGAAGGCCAAGTAG
- the rplB gene encoding 50S ribosomal protein L2 — MAIRKYKPTTPGRRGSSVADFAEITRSTPEKSLLAPLPKKGGRNAHGRITTRHHGGGHKRQYRLIDFKRVDKDGVPAKVAHIEYDPNRTARIALLHYADGEKRYILAPKDLKQGDAVESGPGADIKPGNNLPLRNIPVGTTIHNVELRPGGGAKLARSAGVGIQLLGREGVYATLRMPSGEIRRVDVRCRASVGEIGNADQSNINWGKAGRMRWKGKRPTVRGVAMNPVDHPHGGGEGKTSGGRHPVNPQGKPEGRTRRKGQPSDRLIVRRRYATRKRG; from the coding sequence ATGGCTATTCGTAAGTACAAGCCGACGACGCCGGGCCGGCGTGGCTCCAGCGTCGCCGACTTCGCCGAGATCACCCGGTCGACGCCCGAGAAGTCGCTGCTGGCTCCGCTGCCGAAGAAGGGCGGACGCAACGCCCACGGCCGGATCACCACGCGTCACCACGGTGGCGGCCACAAGCGCCAGTACCGTCTGATCGACTTCAAGCGGGTCGACAAGGACGGCGTGCCGGCGAAGGTCGCGCACATCGAGTACGACCCGAACCGCACCGCGCGTATCGCGCTGCTGCACTACGCCGACGGCGAGAAGCGCTACATCCTCGCGCCGAAGGACCTGAAGCAGGGCGACGCCGTCGAGTCGGGCCCGGGTGCCGACATCAAGCCGGGCAACAACCTGCCGCTGCGCAACATCCCGGTCGGTACCACCATCCACAACGTGGAGCTGCGTCCGGGCGGCGGCGCCAAGCTGGCCCGTTCGGCCGGCGTCGGCATCCAGCTGCTCGGCCGCGAGGGCGTGTACGCGACCCTCCGCATGCCGTCCGGTGAGATCCGGCGGGTGGACGTGCGCTGCCGCGCCAGCGTCGGCGAGATCGGCAACGCCGACCAGTCGAACATCAACTGGGGTAAGGCCGGCCGCATGCGGTGGAAGGGCAAGCGCCCGACCGTCCGTGGTGTGGCGATGAACCCGGTCGACCACCCGCACGGTGGTGGTGAGGGTAAGACCTCCGGCGGTCGCCACCCGGTCAACCCGCAGGGTAAGCCCGAGGGCCGTACCCGTCGTAAGGGCCAGCCGAGCGACCGGCTGATCGTCCGCCGCCGCTACGCCACGCGTAAGCGCGGCTGA
- the rpsS gene encoding 30S ribosomal protein S19 — protein sequence MPRSLKKGPFIDDHLLKKVETQNEKGSKNVIKTWSRRSTIIPEMLGHTIAVHDGRKHVPVFVTEAMVGHKLGEFALTRTFKGHEKDDRKSRRR from the coding sequence ATGCCTCGCAGCCTGAAGAAGGGCCCGTTCATCGACGACCACCTGCTCAAGAAGGTGGAGACGCAGAACGAAAAGGGCTCGAAGAACGTCATCAAGACCTGGTCGCGGCGCTCGACGATCATCCCCGAGATGCTGGGGCACACGATCGCCGTGCACGACGGACGCAAGCACGTCCCGGTTTTCGTGACCGAGGCCATGGTCGGGCACAAGCTCGGCGAGTTCGCGCTGACCCGCACGTTCAAGGGTCACGAGAAGGACGACCGGAAGAGCCGCCGGCGCTGA
- the rplN gene encoding 50S ribosomal protein L14: MIQQESRLRVADNTGAREILCIRVLGGSGRRYASIGDVIVATVKDAIPGAGVKKGDVVKAVVVRTAKEKRRPDGSYIRFDENAAVIIKDGGDPRGTRIFGPVGRELRDKRFMKIISLAPEVL, translated from the coding sequence GTGATTCAGCAGGAGTCGCGACTGCGCGTCGCCGACAACACGGGTGCCCGGGAGATCCTGTGCATCCGGGTTCTCGGTGGCTCCGGTCGGCGCTACGCGAGCATCGGCGACGTCATCGTGGCCACCGTCAAGGACGCGATCCCCGGTGCCGGTGTGAAGAAGGGCGACGTCGTCAAGGCCGTCGTCGTTCGCACCGCCAAGGAGAAGCGGCGGCCGGACGGTTCGTACATCCGCTTCGACGAGAACGCCGCCGTCATCATCAAGGACGGCGGGGACCCGCGCGGTACCCGTATCTTCGGCCCGGTGGGCCGGGAGCTGCGGGACAAGCGGTTCATGAAGATCATCTCTCTCGCGCCGGAGGTGTTGTGA
- the rplX gene encoding 50S ribosomal protein L24: MTVKVKKGDTVVVIAGKDKGAKGKVIAAYPRQDKVLVEGVNRVKKHTRISTTQRGAKTGGIVTQEAPIHVSNVQVLDSDGKPTRVGYRIDDNGQKVRIARSTGKDL, from the coding sequence GTGACCGTGAAGGTCAAGAAGGGCGACACGGTCGTCGTCATCGCCGGCAAGGACAAGGGTGCCAAGGGTAAGGTCATCGCGGCCTACCCGCGGCAGGACAAGGTCCTGGTCGAGGGCGTGAACCGGGTCAAGAAGCACACCCGCATCAGCACCACCCAGCGTGGCGCCAAGACCGGTGGCATCGTCACCCAGGAGGCCCCGATCCACGTCTCGAACGTGCAGGTCCTGGACTCCGACGGCAAGCCGACCCGCGTCGGTTACCGGATCGACGACAACGGCCAGAAGGTCCGCATCGCGCGTAGCACCGGTAAGGACCTGTGA
- the rplP gene encoding 50S ribosomal protein L16, with translation MLMPRKPPKGFRKPHHPDRHGASKGGNRVVFGEFGIQALEPAYVTNRQIESARIAMTRHIKRGGKVWITIFPDQALTKKPAETRMGSGKGSPEWWVANVKPGRVLFEMSFPNEQIAREAMRRAIHKLPMKCRIVTREVGES, from the coding sequence ATGCTGATGCCGCGCAAGCCCCCGAAGGGCTTCCGCAAGCCGCACCACCCGGACCGCCACGGCGCGTCCAAGGGTGGTAACCGGGTGGTGTTCGGCGAGTTCGGGATCCAGGCTCTCGAGCCGGCGTACGTGACCAACCGCCAGATCGAGTCGGCGCGTATCGCGATGACCCGTCACATCAAGCGTGGTGGCAAGGTCTGGATCACGATCTTCCCGGACCAGGCCCTCACCAAGAAGCCGGCCGAGACCCGGATGGGTTCCGGTAAGGGTTCGCCCGAGTGGTGGGTCGCCAACGTCAAGCCGGGGCGGGTTCTCTTCGAGATGTCCTTCCCCAACGAGCAGATCGCGCGAGAGGCGATGCGTCGCGCGATCCACAAGCTCCCGATGAAGTGCCGCATTGTTACGCGCGAAGTGGGTGAATCCTGA
- a CDS encoding type Z 30S ribosomal protein S14, with amino-acid sequence MAKKALILKAAAKPKFSVRAYTRCQRCGRPKAVYRKFGLCRVCIREMAHRGELPGVSKASW; translated from the coding sequence ATGGCCAAGAAGGCGCTGATCCTCAAGGCGGCCGCGAAGCCGAAGTTCTCGGTTCGCGCGTACACCCGCTGCCAGCGGTGCGGGCGTCCGAAGGCGGTCTACCGCAAGTTCGGTCTCTGCCGGGTGTGCATCCGGGAGATGGCCCACCGCGGTGAGCTGCCCGGCGTGTCCAAGGCTTCCTGGTAA
- the rplV gene encoding 50S ribosomal protein L22, translating into MPGKGDAPVLPGARAVARHVRISPMKARRVVNLVRGLPAKEALTVLQFAPQAASEQVYKVLASAIANAENNERLDPDALLVSEAFVDEGPTMKRFRPRAQGRAYRIRKRTCHITVAVEAVAAATPKKATAKKAAPAKQAEAATTESTTEGAE; encoded by the coding sequence ATGCCAGGAAAGGGCGACGCTCCGGTGCTTCCGGGCGCGCGGGCGGTTGCGCGGCACGTGCGCATCTCGCCGATGAAGGCGCGCCGGGTGGTCAACCTCGTCCGCGGCCTGCCCGCGAAGGAGGCGCTCACGGTGCTGCAGTTCGCGCCGCAGGCTGCGAGCGAGCAGGTGTACAAGGTGCTCGCGAGCGCGATCGCCAACGCGGAGAACAACGAGCGGCTGGACCCCGATGCGCTGCTCGTCAGCGAGGCGTTCGTCGACGAGGGCCCGACCATGAAGCGGTTCCGGCCGCGTGCGCAGGGCCGGGCGTACCGGATCCGCAAGCGCACGTGCCACATCACCGTGGCGGTCGAGGCGGTCGCTGCGGCGACGCCGAAGAAGGCCACGGCGAAGAAGGCCGCCCCGGCGAAGCAGGCTGAGGCCGCTACGACGGAGAGCACGACGGAGGGTGCCGAGTAA
- the rplW gene encoding 50S ribosomal protein L23 yields MSTIADPRDIIVAPVVSEKSYSELNRNWYTFLVHPDANKTEIKIAIQQIFNVRVLTVNTLNREGKRKRTKTGFGQRKSTKRAIVKLADGDRIEAFGGPVS; encoded by the coding sequence GTGAGCACGATCGCCGATCCGCGCGACATCATCGTCGCGCCGGTCGTCTCGGAGAAGAGCTACAGCGAGCTGAACCGGAACTGGTACACCTTCCTGGTGCACCCGGACGCCAACAAGACCGAGATCAAGATCGCTATCCAGCAGATCTTCAACGTCCGCGTCCTGACGGTCAACACGCTCAACCGCGAGGGCAAGCGCAAGCGCACCAAGACCGGGTTCGGTCAGCGCAAGTCGACCAAGCGGGCGATCGTGAAGCTGGCTGACGGTGACCGTATCGAGGCCTTCGGCGGCCCGGTCAGCTGA